The following coding sequences lie in one Rutidosis leptorrhynchoides isolate AG116_Rl617_1_P2 chromosome 4, CSIRO_AGI_Rlap_v1, whole genome shotgun sequence genomic window:
- the LOC139840628 gene encoding cysteine proteinase inhibitor 1-like: MSLRDHTLHLTILFIIILNIFSVNVSLTLTEKIVNDDWKAIIDIDDPKVTKAAEFAVEEHNRQENTSISFVYVSLGKTKTDDKGTHYRMTINAFDAHIGDYCVYVIDKGNQKDYELVSFTGPLSKI, translated from the coding sequence ATGAGTTTAAGAGATCATACTCTTCACCTTACTATTTTATTCATCATCATTTTGAATATTTTTTCCGTTAACGTCTCCCTCACTTTGACGGAGAAAATAGTCAATGATGATTGGAAAGCTATAATAGATATAGATGATCCGAAAGTGACGAAAGCTGCAGAATTTGCGGTAGAAGAACACAACCGTCAAGAGAATACTTCGATTTCTTTTGTCTATGTGAGTCTAGGTAAGACGAAGACGGATGACAAGGGAACACATTATAGAATGACTATTAACGCCTTCGATGCTCACATTGGTGATTATTGTGTTTATGTTATTGATAAAGGGAATCAAAAGGATTATGAGCTTGTATCGTTTACAGGACCTttaagtaaaatttaa